The following coding sequences are from one Triticum aestivum cultivar Chinese Spring chromosome 5A, IWGSC CS RefSeq v2.1, whole genome shotgun sequence window:
- the LOC123106479 gene encoding BTB/POZ and MATH domain-containing protein 2-like has product MEGSQSSIVRVPARCTAETQTSRATVAFEIAGYSLHKGLGRGKYLRSPAFSVGGYEWCIRYYPDGSPDEASEGCVSVFLKLLTKNAEVRATYNLMLVEPVKGQSTVVPSSEEPQVFDRERPSWGLRRFMKTTAEVEWANLWNDCLVIECEVTVIKETFDVHVPPSDLSDNLATLLEGKKGADVTFKVQGEVFSAHKILLAMRSPVFEAEFYGPLGNKGAQNGHDWLADKNWQANIWHFQQVTAIKLAKILLVLRGWLGANQLLDKILVCLPIGNPNFGSKPSSLDITIDDMQPAVFRAFLHFIYTDSMPSMRDLEDDDKIEMVKHLLVAADKYGMERMKRICEGMLCKSLDVETVAAILALADQHHCSNLKDACIEFMLSSNRMNDVMASQGYLHLKRSSPDVIVDVLERAAKSCKI; this is encoded by the exons ATGGAAGGTTCGCAGAGTTCAATAGTGAGGGTGCCGGCGAGGTGCACAGCAGAGACGCAAACGTCGCGGGCCACGGTTGCGTTCGAGATCGCTGGCTACAGCCTTCACAAGGGCCTCGGTAGAGGCAAATACCTCCGTTCTCCGGCATTCTCCGTCGGCGGCTACGAATGGTGCATCCGCTACTACCCCGACGGAAGCCCAGACGAGGCGAGCGAAGGTTGCGTCTCTGTCTTCCTCAAGCTCTTGACCAAGAACGCCGAGGTGAGGGCGACCTACAATTTGATGCTTGTGGAGCCGGTTAAGGGGCAGTCGACTGTGGTGCCCTCCTCCGAAGAGCCACAAGTGTTCGACCGTGAAAGGCCATCCTGGGGCTTGCGGAGGTTCATGAAGACCACTGCTGAAGTAGAGTGGGCGAACCTGTGGAACGATTGTCTCGTGATCGAGTGTGAGGTCACTGTTATCAAGGAAACATTTGATGTCCATGTGCCGCCCTCTGACCTTTCGGATAATCTTGCAACATTGCTAGAGGGGAAGAAAGGAGCGGACGTGACATTTAAGGTTCAAGGGGAGGTATTTTCTGCTCATAAGATTTTGCTTGCGATGCGATCACCAGTCTTCGAAGCAGAGTTCTATGGGCCACTGGGGAACAAGGGGGCGCAGAACGGGCATGATTGGCTGGCAGACAAAAAttggcaagccaacatttggcattTCCAACAAGTGACAGCTATAAAACTTGCCAAAATTTTGCTAGTTTTAAGAGGTTGGCTAGGTGCCAACCAATTGCTAGACAAAATTTTGGTTTGCTTACCTATTGGCAACCCAAATTTTGGCAGCAAACCAAGCAGCCTTGACATAACAATTGATGACATGCAGCCTGCTGTTTTCAGGGCATTTCTTCACTTCATCTACACAGATTCAATGCCTTCCATGAGAGATCTTGAGGATGATGACAAAATAGAAATGGTTAAGCACTTACTCGTGGCTGCAGATAAGTATGGGATGGAAAGGATGAAGAGGATATGTGAAGGCATGCTATGCAAGAGTCTTGATGTTGAGACTGTGGCTGCCATATTAGCTCTAGCTGACCAGCACCATTGCAGCAACCTCAAAGATGCTTGCATCGAATTTATGCTCTCTTCGAACAGAATGAATGATGTGATGGCAAGCCAGG GTTATCTACACCTCAAAAGATCTTCTCCTGATGTCATCGTGGATGTGTTGGAGAGAGCAGCTAAGTCCTGCAAGATTTAG